One window of the Magnolia sinica isolate HGM2019 chromosome 19, MsV1, whole genome shotgun sequence genome contains the following:
- the LOC131235423 gene encoding metallothionein-like protein 2, protein MSCVDGNCGCGSACKCGSGCGGCKTYPDFSFFGETTTTETMIVGLTPHKGYFEGSEINGGSENRGYKCGSNCTYDPCTCK, encoded by the coding sequence ATGTCTTGCGTTGATGGAAACTGCGGATGTGGATCTGCCTGTAAGTGCGGCTCTGGTTGTGGAGGATGCAAGACGTAtcctgatttctctttctttggaGAAACCACCACCACTGAAACTATGATTGTTGGGCTCACTCCTCATAAGGGATACTTTGAAGGGTCTGAGATAAATGGTGGATCTGAGAATAGAGGCTACAAATGCGGATCTAACTGCACCTATGACCCATGCACCTGCAAATGA